The genomic stretch AAATTACTTGGTGTCCCTGGTATATGCAAGGTCATAATACTATGGCAGCAGCTGTACAGTATGCTAACCGGGTAAATACTGTTTCTCCCACCTACGCTCAACAAATCCAAACTCCTGAATACGGTGAGTCCTTAGAAGGTTTGCTGTCATTTATCAGTGGTAAAACTGTTGGCATTGTCAATGGTATTGATACAGAAAGTTACAATCCCGAAACCGATAACTACATTCCTCACAACTTCACCGCTGATACTCTCGACATCCGCAGCAAAAACAAAGTAGCCCTCCAGAAAGAAGTCGGTTTAGCCATCAACCCGGATACCTGTGTGATCAGTATGGTTTCCCGTTTAGTGGAACAGAAAGGGATTGACCTGCTGGTGCAAGTTTTACAGGGTTTCCTAGCTTACACCGATTGTCAATTTTTAGTCCTAGGTACGGGAGAGCGCCACTATGAAACCCAACTGTGGGAAATCGCATCCCGCTATCCAGGACGAATGTCTGCTCAAATCCTCTATAACGATCCTCTAGCTCGACGGATCTATGCTGGTAGTGATGTATTCTTGATGCCTTCCCGCTTTGAACCCTGTGGGATTAGCCAAATGCTGGCCATGGGTTACGGCTGTATCCCCATTGTACGACGTACTGGCGGTTTGGTGGATACCGTTTCCCACCATGATCCGATCAACCAAACTGGTACGGGTTACTGCTTTGACCGCTACGAACCGTTAGATTTATATACTTGTATGGTTCGGGCTTGGGAAGGTTTCCACTACAAGAAAGAATGGCGGAGTTTGCAGCAACGAGCTATGAGCCAAGACTTTAGTTGGGAAAAGTCAGCCAGGGAATATATCAAGATGTACCAAGATATTGTAGGATTACCTCCAGAATCACCTCAGCAGATACCACAAGACAACCATTTAGTTGTTGCCAGCTAGACAGAAAATTCCATATGTTACACCTATTCTGTTACTGTGATCAGTGATCACTAAGGATGGCTAATTTAGGATGGCTAATTTAGGATGGCTAATTTAGTTTTAAATTAGTAAAATTACCATGGCCTTCCCCTAGTGGATTGGTGCTAAAGCTGTTTCAAATTAGGTGCATGACCACTACACTGCATGACTACTAGACAGAGAAAGTTAAGGGTTGCTATGAAGATTATGGGGAAACCAGTAGTAAAACCCAAGCGCAGCAATTATTCTAAGTACCAAGGGCGTTGGAGCCGCCTAGAGGGCAAGATTTTTCCCCCTCAAGGCTCTAACCGAACAATCTCTCCTTCATGCTTCAACCGCTTATCTCTAGCTCAAGTCATGCCCTGGGGGGTAGCCATGTTGCTCTCCCCAACTGGGCTACCAGCAATAGCACAAATCACCTCAGCAGAAGACAGTGCAGGGACTATTGTAACTCCTAATGGTCAAAGCTTCGATATCACTGGTGGTAGCCTCTCTAGTGGCGATAAACCGAATCTGTTCCACAGTTTTGAGGAATTTGGACTCGATTCCGGTCAAATTGCCAACTTTATCTCTAATAATCCCCAGGTTAGGAATATTTTGGGACGAGTCGTAGGCGATGTACCCTCAATTATTAATGGTCTAATTAAAATCACAGGCAGTGGGAGCCCTAACTTATACTTAATGAACCCAGCCGGGATTATTTTTGGGGCTGATGCTCGACTGAATGTCCCTGCTTCCTTTACAGCAACCACAGCCACTGGGATTGGCTTTGGCGAAGGGAATTGGTTTGATGCCTTTGGGGACAATAATGATTACCAGAACTTAATTGGTGACCCCACTAGCTTTGCCTTTGATTTAGCCCAACCTGGAAGTATCATTAACGCTGGTAACCTGGCAGTGGAAGACAATCACACTATCGCCTTGATCGGGGGTAGTGTGATTAACACTGCGGAAGAACTGAGGGCACCAGGAGGTAAGATTATTATCGCTGCTGTACCAGGAGAGAGTCTGATTAAGATTTCTCAACCTGGAAATTTGTTGAATCTAGAGATTGACCCCCCTCGTACACCAAATGGGCAACCATTAATTACCGCACTAGATATACCAGCGCTACTGACAGGAGCAACCGAAAAAGACGTTGAGACAAAACTCAGTGCCAATTCCAATGGAACCGTGCAGCTGAACGATTCTGGCACCACAGTTCCCACTGAGACAGGAACAACCATTGTCTCTGGTACCCTAGATGTTTCCAACCAAGAACTTAGGCGACGCAGTGTAACAGTATTAGGCGATCGCATTGCTTTAATTAATGCCACCATTGACTCTTCCGGCAGTAATGGTGGCCAGGTGTGGATTGGGAAGAACCCCCAAGACAATCCCGACAATCCAGACAATGTGAAATTAAATGCCAATCGCACCTTTGTCAGCCGTGATTCCGTGATTAAGGCTGATGGAAAAAATTCAGATCAAAACGGAGGTCGAGTTACTGTCTGGTCAGAGGAAACCACAGCATTCTATGGCGAGATTACTGCTGGTGGCGCTAAAGAGCAAACTTCACAGCCCCGAAATGGTAGGACATCAGATGGTGGGACAGTTGAGATATCTAGCCAACAGACTTTAATCTTTGATGGCACAAAAGTTGATCTCACCGCCCCTCAAGGTGAAAACGGCACGATTAGATTTGACCACAATAACATTAGTATTGTACCTGGGACAGGGATTGCTGGTCAGCAGCTAGCAGATAATCCCCTTGGTTTTGATGTGATAGAAATTTTGTCGGGGGATAGGAGGTCACCTGGCTTTACCCTTGGCGCGAATGCCCTAGAACAAGTTATGGGCAACATTGTTCTGAACGCTAGTAATGATATTACCATTGCTCCTAACGTCTCTCTCAACTTCTCTGATCAAGGGGTGAGTGCTGCTAATCCCCTATCCCTAGAGTTTACTGCTAATGCTGATGGCATTGACGGTGGGGATTTTTCAATGGATCCCACCCAATCGATCACTGCTGTGGGTAGAGATATCACCATTGATGGCGTTAATGTCACTGTAGGTGATATCAAGACAAATGGGGGAGCGATTACAATCAAAGCGTCTGAGGCTCTGAGCACAGAAGAGCTTAACTCATCAACAACAGTTGGCAAGGGAGGGGATGTTACCCTCGATGGAGGTAATATTCAGGTTAGCTGGATCAATGCCCAAGGTGGTAGCGATGGGAAAGGCGGCAATGTGGAAATTACCACAGAAGGTTTTTTTAGAGCGACTGGGACATTTGACACCTTAATCGAGGGCCAAGAAACAGCAGTCAGCATTGGTACAGTTGGGGGAGATGGTGGAGGAAAAATCACCATCAGTCATGGTGGAAACGGGCAAACCCCCTTTGAGGTGGGAAATAGTATTACTAATGGTACAGAGGGAGCTATTTCTACAGGTGATTCTACCATTCTTTCCCCAGGATCCTTTTTCACTTCGACAAGCTCAGATTCAGGTGAGATAGAAATTAATACTGGGGAGCCATCTTCAAATTTGACTAGCCAAGGTCAAGCAATTGCTACCAATTTGATGTCAAATTCGAATAGAAAAGGTCAAGCAATTGCTACCAATTTGATGTCAAATTCGAATAGAAAAGGTCAAGCAATGGCTCAAGATTTGATGTCAAATTCGAATAGACAAGGTCAAGCAATGGCTCAAGATTTGATGTCAAATTCGATTAGCCAAGGTCAAGCAATGGCTCAAGATTTGATGTCAAATTCCAGTAGCCAAGGTCAAGAAATTGCTCAAAATTTGATGTCAAATTCGATTAGCCAAGGTCAAGCAATGGCTCAAGATTTGATGTCAAATTCGAATAGAAAAGGTCAAGCAATGGCTCAAGATTTGATGTCAAATTCGAATAGAAAAGGTCAAGCAATGGCTCAAGATTTGATGTCAAATTCCACTAGCCAAGGTCAAGCAATGGCTACCAATCCCTATTCAAATCCGGCTAATCTACTCCCCAGTCGCCCTCAAGTATCTCAGCAGTCCATTCAATCCTTCCCAATTCTTACTCAACCAAAGCCTCAGGCAATTGCTACCAAGACAGAATACACTGAAATAGACCCTAAAAATACTACAGTAGAACCTAATTATAATCTCAAAAACCTTGAGTTTATTAAGTTTACACCTGAATCGAATTTCATCAACATTTCTTACAATCAACCAGCACCACAGACTATAGCAGAGATTACTAATACTAATAGTACTAATAGTAGTCAATCACCGGAACAATCCGTCCCACAGCCAGTTACCAGTAAATCCTCTAACTCTACACTAGAAGCAGAAGCTGATGTTAAAAAACTTGAGGAAGGCTTCACCTATGCGTTTGAAAAACATCTAGGCATTAGCAACACTCCCATAGTCACTCTGGAAGAAGCTCAAGCCCACCTGGGCCAGATTGAAAATATTACTGGACTTAAACCTGCCCTAATTTACCTCTTCTTTAAACCAGAATTTAAACCGAAAACTACCAAGGTAAATCCACTCAATCCCAAGGGATTGACGTCAACCAAACGGAAACGAGAGACAACGGAAAATCGGCAAAAGACTAGGTCACACTGGCAAGAAAATATCGATACACAGCTGGAATTACTAGTCGTTACGGCTTCGGGAGCAGTAATTCGAAAACAGGTGCAGGGAGCAACGCGATCGCAAGTTCTCTCTGTTGCTCGGGAATTCCAGAAGAGTATCACCAATCTCGAAAGCGCAAATGTCTACCTACCCTTGGCTCAGCAGTTGTATCGTTGGTTGATTAGTCCGGTAGAGCAGGAGCTAAAAGCCCAAAAAATAAATAATCTTGCCTTTATCATGGACGTTGGTTTGCGCTCCTTACCCATGGCAGCACTTCATGATGGCACTGGGTTTCTTGTAGAACGATATAGCCTTGGTTTAATGCCAACTCTATCATTAACCAACATGAACTATGTAGACATTAGGAAATTTCAAGTCTTGGCGATGGGAGCATCCCAGTTTAAGAACAAAAACCCATTACCAGCCGTTCCTGTAGAGTTATCGATGGTTACAGAAAAACTGTGGTCAGGAAAGGCATTACTTAACGAAGCGTTCACCGTAGCAAATTTGAGAAAAGCTCGTGCCTCACAACCCTTTGGTATCGTTCATTTAGCTACCCATAGTGAATTCTTAGCCGGTAAGCCCAGTAATTCCTACATCCAGCTGTGGGATACCAAGCTGCAACTTAACCAGCTCCATAAACTAGGCTTAAGTAAGCCTAAGGTAGAGTTGTTGGTCTTAAGTGCCTGTCGTACTGCCTTAGGAGACGAGCAAGCCGAATTAGGATTTGCCGGTCTAGCAGTGCTAGCGGGGGTCAAGTCCGCATTGGGAAGTCTCTGGTATGTGAGCGATGAGGGTACCCTGGGGCTAATGACAACGTTTTACGAAAAATTACAGGAAGTCCCAGTGAAAGCTGAGGCTATACGGAAAGCTCAGTTAAATCTGCTCAGGGGTACAGTCCGTCTGGAGAGAGGGCAGTTGGTAACGGATCAGGGAAGTTTTCCTTTACCACCAGCCTTAGCCAAGTTGCCAGATGTGGAGTTACGACATCCCTACTATTGGAGCGCTTTTACCCTAATTGGCAACCCTTGGTAATGTTTGATCCTGATGAACAACTCCTGCTACAGAATAATTAAGCTGAATAATTTAGGTAATAGTTATCCTGGTTTTTCCTTGATGCTTGATTGTTAGAAAGCGAGGAACGAAACCTAGGTAGTGTCAACCATTCTGCACCACTTAAGGTTAGCATAGGTGGGAGTTGAAGTGAACTTTCATGGACTTAAAGGCAGGCACAGTCTTGCACAACGGCAAATATGTTCTTCATAGCCAGCTAGGCAAAGGTGTCTTTAGCATCACCTACCTAGCTATCAATGCTGAGTCTGGTCAAACCGTCGTGATCAAAACCCTCAGCGACAATCTGTGCCACCATCCCCATGGTGACCAGTTCAAGCGGCAATTTATTGCCCTTGGTAGGCTCTTGAGCGGCTGTCAGCATCAGCATTTAGTCAGGGTAATCGAATCCTTTGAAGCTGACGGACGACCTTACCTAGTCATGGAATATATTCCAGGGCAGACGTTAGCTGAACTCATCCAAGCCAATTTGGTTCCAGAAGCTCAAGCTATTGCATACATTCGTCAAATTGGCGATGCCCTTAGTATCTTACATCAAAAGGGTTTGCTGCATCTAGATGTTAGACCAGAAAATATCATTCTGCGTCAAGATACCGATAAACTAGTGCTATGTGAGTTTGGTATTACTAGTCAACTAACCCTAGGAGTCAGGCAAACCCACGCCAGTTTAATTGCTGCTGGGTATAGCGCCCCGGAACAGTACATTTCTAAAGGGCAACTTTCCCAGGCAACCGATGTCTATTCCTTAACCGCAACCTTTTACTGCTTGCTTACTGGAACCCCACCCCTACCTGCACCAGTCAGGGAAGTATTGCATGCCCAGGAAGGTTTCTATATTCTTTTCCTGCCGGACTTACCACCATGTCCACAAAATCTAACTCCAGTAGTTAAACAAGCAGTCTGGCGTGGCTTGCACATGGTCATCAATCAACGTCCTCAAACTGTAGAAGCTTGGTTATCGCTGCTGCCAACTCAGGAGAAAGTTGCTCAAAGCAGTTCTCAGTTGAAAGTGCTGAGTCCTCAGCAAAAGTCATTAATTGCCCCA from Moorena sp. SIOASIH encodes the following:
- a CDS encoding CHAT domain-containing protein → MGKPVVKPKRSNYSKYQGRWSRLEGKIFPPQGSNRTISPSCFNRLSLAQVMPWGVAMLLSPTGLPAIAQITSAEDSAGTIVTPNGQSFDITGGSLSSGDKPNLFHSFEEFGLDSGQIANFISNNPQVRNILGRVVGDVPSIINGLIKITGSGSPNLYLMNPAGIIFGADARLNVPASFTATTATGIGFGEGNWFDAFGDNNDYQNLIGDPTSFAFDLAQPGSIINAGNLAVEDNHTIALIGGSVINTAEELRAPGGKIIIAAVPGESLIKISQPGNLLNLEIDPPRTPNGQPLITALDIPALLTGATEKDVETKLSANSNGTVQLNDSGTTVPTETGTTIVSGTLDVSNQELRRRSVTVLGDRIALINATIDSSGSNGGQVWIGKNPQDNPDNPDNVKLNANRTFVSRDSVIKADGKNSDQNGGRVTVWSEETTAFYGEITAGGAKEQTSQPRNGRTSDGGTVEISSQQTLIFDGTKVDLTAPQGENGTIRFDHNNISIVPGTGIAGQQLADNPLGFDVIEILSGDRRSPGFTLGANALEQVMGNIVLNASNDITIAPNVSLNFSDQGVSAANPLSLEFTANADGIDGGDFSMDPTQSITAVGRDITIDGVNVTVGDIKTNGGAITIKASEALSTEELNSSTTVGKGGDVTLDGGNIQVSWINAQGGSDGKGGNVEITTEGFFRATGTFDTLIEGQETAVSIGTVGGDGGGKITISHGGNGQTPFEVGNSITNGTEGAISTGDSTILSPGSFFTSTSSDSGEIEINTGEPSSNLTSQGQAIATNLMSNSNRKGQAIATNLMSNSNRKGQAMAQDLMSNSNRQGQAMAQDLMSNSISQGQAMAQDLMSNSSSQGQEIAQNLMSNSISQGQAMAQDLMSNSNRKGQAMAQDLMSNSNRKGQAMAQDLMSNSTSQGQAMATNPYSNPANLLPSRPQVSQQSIQSFPILTQPKPQAIATKTEYTEIDPKNTTVEPNYNLKNLEFIKFTPESNFINISYNQPAPQTIAEITNTNSTNSSQSPEQSVPQPVTSKSSNSTLEAEADVKKLEEGFTYAFEKHLGISNTPIVTLEEAQAHLGQIENITGLKPALIYLFFKPEFKPKTTKVNPLNPKGLTSTKRKRETTENRQKTRSHWQENIDTQLELLVVTASGAVIRKQVQGATRSQVLSVAREFQKSITNLESANVYLPLAQQLYRWLISPVEQELKAQKINNLAFIMDVGLRSLPMAALHDGTGFLVERYSLGLMPTLSLTNMNYVDIRKFQVLAMGASQFKNKNPLPAVPVELSMVTEKLWSGKALLNEAFTVANLRKARASQPFGIVHLATHSEFLAGKPSNSYIQLWDTKLQLNQLHKLGLSKPKVELLVLSACRTALGDEQAELGFAGLAVLAGVKSALGSLWYVSDEGTLGLMTTFYEKLQEVPVKAEAIRKAQLNLLRGTVRLERGQLVTDQGSFPLPPALAKLPDVELRHPYYWSAFTLIGNPW
- a CDS encoding protein kinase gives rise to the protein MDLKAGTVLHNGKYVLHSQLGKGVFSITYLAINAESGQTVVIKTLSDNLCHHPHGDQFKRQFIALGRLLSGCQHQHLVRVIESFEADGRPYLVMEYIPGQTLAELIQANLVPEAQAIAYIRQIGDALSILHQKGLLHLDVRPENIILRQDTDKLVLCEFGITSQLTLGVRQTHASLIAAGYSAPEQYISKGQLSQATDVYSLTATFYCLLTGTPPLPAPVREVLHAQEGFYILFLPDLPPCPQNLTPVVKQAVWRGLHMVINQRPQTVEAWLSLLPTQEKVAQSSSQLKVLSPQQKSLIAPKLSTQTSKLSTQTSKLSTQTSKLSTQTSKLSTQRSKLSTQTSKLSTQTSKLSTQTLAVLKTVHAKLKTQTSKLKTTKAGFPLKALLMTGALAASAGLGFGFALRMNSQKEPGSTIFHTDQSFPPRSNWPLSEPQL
- the glgA gene encoding glycogen synthase GlgA; translation: MKILFVAAEAAPIAKIGGMGDVVGSLPKTLRQLGQDVRIFMPYYGFLPDKMEIPEEPVWSGDAMFQHFNVFETLLPKTDVPLYLFGHAAFAGRQIYSGDDEDWRFTLFANGAAEFAWNYWKPDVIHCHDWHTGMIPVWMHQSSDITTVFTIHNLAYQGPQRWRLEEITWCPWYMQGHNTMAAAVQYANRVNTVSPTYAQQIQTPEYGESLEGLLSFISGKTVGIVNGIDTESYNPETDNYIPHNFTADTLDIRSKNKVALQKEVGLAINPDTCVISMVSRLVEQKGIDLLVQVLQGFLAYTDCQFLVLGTGERHYETQLWEIASRYPGRMSAQILYNDPLARRIYAGSDVFLMPSRFEPCGISQMLAMGYGCIPIVRRTGGLVDTVSHHDPINQTGTGYCFDRYEPLDLYTCMVRAWEGFHYKKEWRSLQQRAMSQDFSWEKSAREYIKMYQDIVGLPPESPQQIPQDNHLVVAS